Proteins encoded in a region of the Quercus lobata isolate SW786 chromosome 8, ValleyOak3.0 Primary Assembly, whole genome shotgun sequence genome:
- the LOC115955451 gene encoding uncharacterized protein LOC115955451, with product MRIDREQLVPTNAPLVGFEGSWVLPLGAVTLSVIVGDYPQQIIRDVTFLVVDCSSAGNAIIGRPTLNSWKAALSIEEHRTVTEPVEKLEEIPLDSSDPGRTTKIGTLAHPAIRQELITFLRGNRDVFAWGHEDMPGIDPSVMVHRLNVSPAFPPIRQKKRVFAPEGDRAIAEEVRKLQEANFIREVYYLGWLANVVMVKKASGKWQMCVDFTDLNKACPKATPSPELMYL from the exons atgagaATCGATAGGGAGCAGTTGGTTCCAACAAATGCCCCGCTCGTTGGCTTCGAAGGAAGCTGGGTGTTACCCCTGGGTGCGGTCACATTGTCCGTAATAGTAGGCGATTACCCTCAACAGATAATCAGGGACGTGACGTTCTTGGTGGTTGACTGCTCGTCTGCCGGCAATGCTATCATTGGACGACCTACGCTTAATTCGTGGAAGGCG gctttaagcatagaagagcaccgGACAGTAACGGAGCCAGTAGAAAAGTTAGAAGagataccacttgacagttcCGATCCTGGccgaacgaccaaaattggaacacTCGCTCACCCCGCTATCCGTCAAGAACTCATTACCTTCCTCAGAGGCAATCGAGATGTATTTGCCTGGggtcatgaagatatgccgggGATAGATCCTTCAGTTATGGTACACCGATTGAACGTATCGCCTGCCTTTCCGCCTAtccgacaaaagaagagggtgttcGCCCCCGAGGGAGAccgagccatagcagaagaagttCGAAAGCTACAGGAAGCCAACTTCATCAGGGAAGTGTACTATCTCGGCTGGTTAGCAAATGTGGTAATGGTCAAAAAAGCGAGCGGGAAATGGCagatgtgtgtggacttcaccgaccttAACAAGGCCTGCCCCAAAGCTACCCCCTCCCCAGAGTTGATGTACTTGTAG